A section of the Alistipes sp. ZOR0009 genome encodes:
- the ribH gene encoding 6,7-dimethyl-8-ribityllumazine synthase: MATNLQNLSSVKGEIPSAKSMKFGVVVAEWNSEITDKLLEGCTSTLLKYGATEKHIIVKRVPGTFELTIGAQFMAEYTEVDAIITLGCVIQGETRHFDFICQGVTQGITQININYNIPVIFGVLTTENQEQALDRSGGKHGNKGDEAAITAIKMVALQNEMENHEKIFNF; encoded by the coding sequence ATGGCAACAAACTTACAAAACCTATCCTCCGTAAAAGGTGAAATACCTTCGGCTAAGTCGATGAAATTTGGAGTTGTGGTGGCTGAATGGAACAGCGAAATTACAGACAAGCTTCTTGAGGGTTGTACATCCACCCTACTAAAATACGGAGCAACAGAAAAGCACATCATCGTTAAGCGAGTGCCAGGCACCTTTGAGCTAACCATAGGCGCCCAATTTATGGCAGAATACACCGAAGTTGACGCCATTATAACCCTAGGCTGTGTCATCCAAGGAGAGACCCGCCATTTCGATTTTATTTGCCAAGGTGTAACACAAGGAATCACCCAAATCAACATTAACTACAACATCCCCGTAATATTCGGAGTGCTTACCACCGAAAACCAGGAGCAGGCTCTTGACCGTTCGGGAGGAAAACACGGCAATAAAGGGGACGAAGCCGCAATCACCGCCATTAAAATGGTGGCATTGCAGAACGAGATGGAAAATCACGAAAAAATATTCAACTTTTAA
- a CDS encoding tetratricopeptide repeat protein — translation MSHEKQSHQEENLQAIEGALTKTEQFIEKYQKTLIYGFSAIVIVVALFFGYKKLISQPREKEALAQMAGAQRTFEQGNYKLALEGNAQDAGFAKIVDEFGSTTAGNLANFYAGICELNLGQFQKALDYLNDYSSDNIVLGPLAEGAKGDAYVELKQLDKAASAYEKAASLNSNNFTTPTFLFKAAAVYEEQENWEKALKIYENVKTDYPQSPEAGEVDKYITRAKLNLNK, via the coding sequence ATGTCACACGAGAAACAATCGCACCAAGAAGAAAACCTTCAGGCTATTGAAGGTGCTCTAACCAAGACAGAGCAATTCATTGAAAAATACCAAAAAACATTAATCTACGGCTTTTCTGCTATTGTTATTGTTGTTGCGTTATTCTTTGGATATAAGAAACTTATTTCTCAACCAAGAGAAAAAGAAGCTCTTGCTCAAATGGCTGGTGCGCAACGCACTTTTGAGCAAGGAAACTATAAGCTTGCATTGGAAGGAAATGCGCAAGATGCAGGTTTTGCTAAAATCGTAGATGAATTTGGGTCTACCACGGCCGGAAATCTAGCCAACTTTTACGCTGGTATTTGCGAGCTAAACCTTGGCCAATTCCAAAAGGCGCTTGACTATCTAAACGACTACTCTTCCGACAATATCGTTCTAGGCCCTCTTGCTGAAGGTGCAAAAGGAGACGCTTATGTAGAGTTAAAGCAGCTAGACAAGGCCGCTAGCGCCTACGAAAAAGCAGCTAGCTTAAACAGCAACAACTTTACCACGCCAACCTTCCTATTTAAGGCTGCCGCCGTTTACGAAGAGCAAGAAAACTGGGAAAAAGCGCTAAAAATTTACGAAAACGTAAAGACAGACTACCCTCAGTCTCCAGAAGCTGGCGAAGTTGACAAGTACATTACACGTGCAAAGCTAAATCTAAACAAGTAG
- the recF gene encoding DNA replication/repair protein RecF (All proteins in this family for which functions are known are DNA-binding proteins that assist the filamentation of RecA onto DNA for the initiation of recombination or recombinational repair.) — translation MFLTRISLVNFKNFANAEADFCPKINCFVGDNGVGKTNMLDAIHFLSMCKSGLQVPDTQCVKHDEPFFVLDGVYSKDTADDKIYCGFKHGAGKIIKKNGKEYDKIADHIGQYPLVQISPADNNLVQESGDERRRFMNMVLSQIDRSYLNALQKYNKLLANRNKLLKSDFSSRSSYEVLDVIDFQMDEVGTYIYEARQKLVNNLQPIFDSYYASISESKEVASIRYVSHLSKGRMKLLLESSYEKDRILQHTSVGIHRDDIDLQLNGYSAKKMGSQGQQKTLLISLKLAQFELMRQASGVKPILLLDDIFDKLDPHRVSKLIELVAHDQFGQIFITDSNKHRLEDALGMLLDEASLFTVEKSTLTKKLI, via the coding sequence ATGTTTTTAACACGAATAAGCCTCGTTAACTTCAAGAATTTTGCAAACGCCGAAGCCGACTTCTGCCCGAAAATTAACTGCTTTGTGGGTGATAATGGCGTTGGTAAGACTAACATGCTCGATGCCATTCATTTCTTGTCGATGTGTAAGAGTGGTTTACAGGTTCCCGACACGCAGTGTGTAAAGCATGATGAGCCATTTTTTGTTCTAGATGGTGTATACTCTAAAGATACTGCCGATGATAAGATTTACTGTGGTTTTAAGCATGGAGCCGGGAAAATTATCAAGAAGAATGGTAAGGAGTACGATAAAATAGCCGACCACATTGGGCAATATCCGTTGGTTCAGATTTCTCCTGCCGACAATAATTTGGTTCAAGAATCTGGTGATGAGCGTAGGCGCTTCATGAACATGGTGCTTTCGCAAATCGATAGGAGCTATTTAAACGCATTGCAGAAGTACAATAAGCTGCTGGCAAATAGAAATAAGCTGCTTAAGTCCGACTTCTCAAGTAGGTCTTCGTATGAGGTTCTTGATGTAATCGACTTTCAAATGGACGAAGTTGGTACCTATATATATGAGGCTCGCCAAAAGTTGGTAAATAACCTGCAGCCCATTTTTGATAGCTACTACGCTTCAATTTCTGAGTCGAAAGAGGTTGCTAGCATTCGGTATGTAAGCCATCTATCAAAAGGAAGGATGAAGCTGTTGCTGGAATCCAGCTATGAGAAGGATAGGATTCTTCAGCACACATCTGTTGGCATACATCGAGACGATATTGACTTGCAGCTGAATGGCTATTCTGCAAAAAAGATGGGATCGCAAGGGCAGCAAAAGACGCTATTGATATCCCTCAAGTTGGCTCAGTTTGAATTAATGAGGCAGGCCTCTGGTGTGAAGCCAATTTTATTGCTTGACGATATTTTTGATAAGTTAGACCCTCATCGGGTTTCTAAGCTGATAGAGCTGGTGGCGCATGATCAGTTTGGACAAATATTTATTACGGATAGCAATAAGCATAGGCTGGAGGATGCTCTAGGCATGCTTTTGGATGAGGCTTCGCTATTTACTGTCGAAAAAAGTACCTTAACAAAGAAACTGATATAA
- a CDS encoding DUF721 domain-containing protein, whose amino-acid sequence MKPGKTYTIADLLKGIFKEKRFEEGLLSAQIKREWPEIVGVKVASVTGSMWVKGNVLFVEVKSSIIRSELKLISGELVKAINRRLGENAINDMVVR is encoded by the coding sequence ATGAAACCCGGGAAAACATATACTATTGCGGATTTACTCAAGGGTATATTCAAGGAAAAGCGATTCGAAGAAGGGCTATTAAGTGCCCAGATTAAGCGGGAGTGGCCAGAAATTGTCGGTGTAAAGGTTGCTTCTGTAACAGGATCGATGTGGGTAAAGGGGAATGTCCTTTTTGTTGAAGTGAAGTCGTCAATTATTCGTAGCGAGCTGAAGCTAATATCAGGAGAATTGGTAAAGGCAATTAATAGGCGTCTGGGCGAAAATGCCATTAACGACATGGTGGTTCGTTAA
- the ndk gene encoding nucleoside-diphosphate kinase: MSGKITFTIIKPDAVRKGYTESIFDKIQMEGFRIIARKDTLLTREQAEDFYGIHKGQPFFENLVNFMTSGPIVVAALEKSNAVELFRTLIGKTNPQEAAEGTIRRLYGETVSINAIHGSDSDENAQKEVRFFFSENEVSF, translated from the coding sequence ATGAGCGGAAAGATCACATTTACAATTATTAAACCCGACGCGGTAAGAAAAGGCTACACGGAGTCCATTTTTGATAAAATTCAAATGGAAGGTTTTCGTATTATTGCCAGAAAAGATACCCTGCTAACAAGAGAGCAAGCAGAAGATTTTTACGGAATACATAAGGGACAGCCTTTTTTCGAAAACTTGGTAAACTTTATGACATCGGGGCCAATTGTAGTTGCGGCTCTTGAAAAGAGCAATGCGGTTGAGCTGTTCCGTACGCTAATTGGAAAAACAAACCCACAAGAAGCGGCGGAAGGAACTATTCGCCGCCTATACGGAGAGACCGTATCAATCAATGCCATACATGGATCAGACTCTGACGAAAATGCTCAAAAAGAAGTTAGATTCTTCTTTTCAGAAAATGAAGTAAGCTTTTAG
- a CDS encoding DHH family phosphoesterase, whose protein sequence is MIDNSKLEALKKLIEGATCITILTHPNPDGDAVGSSVGLRLLLKALGKEVYSVVPNSFPEFLGWMEEANQCLNYEQNPPLVEEVLSKTDLIFCVDFNSISRLNGLGELVKQFGIPKVLIDHHLFPEDDFVLQFSDLTVSSTSELVYHIAKELGLRSHLSVGAAEALYTGIMTDTGSFSYASSNPTTFHVVADLLELEINKDKIHQTVYNTFSEERMRLMGYCLSEKMVVFKSYKTAYIALTLKDLNKFKYKSGDTEGIVNLPLSIHDVNVSVLFTEQSDGSVKMSLRSKGEFSVNDFSRKYFYGGGHKNAAGGRMSMKMPELLKYFEICVRDNADEICKSI, encoded by the coding sequence GTGATTGATAATAGTAAGCTAGAGGCGTTAAAAAAGCTGATTGAAGGAGCAACCTGCATAACTATACTAACTCACCCAAATCCAGATGGCGATGCGGTGGGGTCCTCGGTTGGTTTACGGTTGCTTTTGAAGGCGTTAGGTAAGGAGGTTTATTCGGTTGTTCCAAATTCTTTTCCCGAATTTTTAGGATGGATGGAAGAGGCCAATCAGTGTTTGAACTACGAGCAAAATCCTCCGCTTGTAGAGGAGGTGTTAAGCAAAACAGACCTTATTTTTTGCGTAGATTTTAATTCGATATCCCGCCTAAACGGATTAGGCGAACTTGTAAAGCAGTTCGGCATTCCTAAAGTTCTTATAGATCATCATCTTTTTCCAGAGGATGATTTTGTACTGCAGTTCTCCGATTTGACAGTTAGCTCTACTTCGGAGTTGGTGTACCATATTGCGAAAGAGCTTGGCCTGCGATCGCATCTAAGCGTTGGCGCAGCCGAAGCCTTGTATACAGGTATTATGACCGATACAGGCTCGTTTAGCTATGCGAGTTCAAATCCGACTACCTTTCATGTTGTTGCCGATTTGTTGGAGTTGGAGATTAATAAGGATAAAATACATCAAACTGTGTATAATACCTTTTCGGAGGAGCGTATGAGGTTGATGGGATACTGCCTTAGCGAAAAAATGGTAGTGTTTAAGTCGTATAAAACGGCATACATTGCGCTTACCTTAAAGGATTTGAATAAGTTTAAGTATAAGTCTGGAGATACGGAGGGTATTGTCAATCTGCCACTTTCTATACATGATGTGAATGTTTCGGTTTTATTCACCGAACAGTCGGATGGATCTGTAAAAATGTCGTTGCGATCTAAAGGCGAATTTTCGGTGAATGATTTTTCCCGAAAATATTTTTACGGAGGCGGCCATAAGAATGCTGCGGGTGGAAGAATGAGCATGAAGATGCCCGAACTTCTTAAGTATTTCGAAATTTGCGTAAGGGATAATGCTGATGAAATTTGTAAAAGCATTTAG
- a CDS encoding FKBP-type peptidyl-prolyl cis-trans isomerase has translation MKFVKAFSIVFSMLLVACGNGREEGYVVPKHRLNMDGDKMLRANRYLIKKDMEIIKSYVHRHELTMSFSDLGYYYGFLGKQSQGKSIKKGSVVLFDYKINAIDGTMLDSSNNELGQIVVDKSAGISGLHDGLKKLREGDSAIFIFPPHLAYGLIGDGDKIPSRATLVYHIKIKSVE, from the coding sequence ATGAAATTTGTAAAAGCATTTAGCATTGTCTTTTCGATGCTGCTTGTAGCCTGTGGTAATGGGAGAGAAGAGGGGTATGTTGTACCGAAACATCGCCTAAATATGGATGGCGATAAGATGCTTCGTGCCAATCGTTACCTTATTAAAAAGGACATGGAAATCATAAAAAGTTACGTGCATAGGCACGAACTTACCATGTCGTTTTCTGACTTGGGGTACTACTATGGATTTTTGGGTAAGCAATCGCAGGGGAAATCTATAAAAAAAGGAAGTGTTGTTCTTTTTGATTATAAGATAAATGCAATTGATGGTACTATGCTCGATTCTTCGAATAATGAGCTTGGGCAAATCGTTGTAGATAAGTCGGCCGGAATCTCGGGGCTGCATGATGGACTGAAGAAGTTGAGGGAAGGAGATAGCGCAATTTTTATATTTCCACCGCATTTGGCATACGGCCTGATCGGTGATGGTGATAAGATTCCTTCTCGTGCTACCCTTGTTTACCATATCAAAATAAAAAGTGTTGAGTAG
- a CDS encoding FKBP-type peptidyl-prolyl cis-trans isomerase, producing MRLFSHTGLFFGCLISAFLLQSCQKETVSRSLESQLQLMDSYIATKKLKDSVKVEVDYRYYRFVKGSGVKIEAGDKVTLSYVLTSIESSTNARVYATNIKSVAALNGLKEVADYVPITVVVGSSGLFKGFDTGLRYLYEGDNAFIMFPSIYGYGSSSMGTIPPDTPLGVRVYIHKVEKK from the coding sequence ATGAGATTATTTTCGCATACTGGTTTATTCTTTGGATGTTTGATTTCGGCTTTCCTTTTGCAGTCGTGCCAAAAGGAGACGGTATCTCGTTCTCTGGAAAGCCAACTGCAGCTGATGGATTCGTACATCGCTACAAAAAAGTTGAAGGATAGTGTCAAAGTAGAGGTTGACTACCGCTATTACCGTTTTGTAAAGGGCTCTGGCGTGAAAATAGAGGCGGGTGACAAGGTAACCCTCTCGTATGTTTTAACCAGTATCGAGTCTTCGACAAATGCGCGCGTGTATGCTACAAACATAAAGTCGGTAGCAGCCTTAAATGGACTTAAAGAGGTGGCAGACTATGTTCCTATCACCGTAGTGGTTGGTAGTAGCGGCTTATTTAAAGGATTTGACACGGGACTAAGATACCTTTATGAGGGGGATAATGCATTTATTATGTTTCCATCCATTTATGGATATGGTTCTAGCTCTATGGGAACTATTCCTCCTGATACTCCTCTTGGTGTTCGGGTTTATATTCATAAGGTTGAAAAAAAGTAA
- a CDS encoding FKBP-type peptidyl-prolyl cis-trans isomerase, with product MQNSIKVLALVALAFGAFSCAQESTVSQNVLEDRIVDAYVKQHPEWQGKKTESGLYIIKTDAVASGATPTLTDWVELKLTGETLDGNYFQTTDTAVVSKLGYSLNFFHIVPDFLFMSGAMPQGIREALLTMKEGEKVKILMPSYVGFGSYGAIKFGQMALLPNVSVLPNYPVKFNLELVKVVSKPLVTDSLKVDSYVKANPGFVDIKDKKIYLKELVKGSTALEDTIGKGTKIGVFYAGYFLDEMIYKAGNLFFNSNQRPYCFDTNIEEVGKSFYPYLVNYGLSNGVLQKSDTLNLEIKDDGSVVAAGSGGSMTEGFSLAIKKMTKNSEVNVVMTSKYVYGAPGRSSTDHKPSIAPYAPLRFYIKVVKVTNTKKTTT from the coding sequence ATGCAAAATAGCATTAAAGTATTAGCGTTAGTAGCCCTTGCATTTGGGGCTTTTTCTTGTGCGCAAGAGTCTACTGTCTCTCAGAATGTTCTTGAAGATAGAATTGTAGATGCGTATGTAAAGCAGCATCCCGAGTGGCAAGGCAAAAAGACGGAGTCTGGCTTATACATCATAAAAACAGATGCTGTGGCTTCTGGTGCTACTCCAACTTTGACAGATTGGGTAGAGCTAAAGCTTACAGGTGAAACGTTGGATGGCAACTACTTTCAGACTACGGATACGGCTGTTGTAAGTAAACTCGGATATAGTTTAAACTTCTTTCATATTGTTCCGGACTTCCTATTTATGTCAGGGGCGATGCCACAGGGAATCAGAGAGGCGCTGCTTACCATGAAAGAGGGCGAAAAGGTGAAGATACTAATGCCTTCCTATGTTGGCTTTGGTTCGTATGGTGCCATCAAGTTTGGACAAATGGCTCTGTTGCCTAATGTGAGCGTTCTTCCTAACTATCCCGTTAAGTTTAACCTCGAGTTAGTAAAGGTTGTTTCGAAACCTCTTGTTACCGACTCGTTAAAGGTGGATAGCTATGTAAAGGCTAACCCTGGTTTCGTAGATATTAAGGATAAAAAGATTTACTTGAAGGAACTTGTAAAGGGAAGTACGGCTCTTGAAGATACTATAGGAAAAGGTACTAAGATAGGCGTATTTTATGCAGGATACTTTTTAGATGAGATGATATATAAAGCAGGGAATTTGTTCTTTAATAGCAACCAGCGACCCTACTGCTTCGATACCAATATCGAGGAGGTTGGTAAATCTTTTTATCCATATTTAGTTAATTATGGTTTGTCTAATGGAGTTCTTCAAAAATCGGATACGCTAAATTTGGAGATTAAGGATGATGGTAGTGTGGTCGCTGCAGGATCTGGAGGCTCGATGACCGAAGGTTTTAGTCTTGCTATTAAAAAAATGACTAAAAATTCTGAAGTAAATGTGGTGATGACTTCTAAATATGTATATGGAGCACCAGGACGAAGTTCTACCGACCATAAACCTTCCATTGCACCTTATGCGCCTCTTCGCTTTTACATCAAGGTTGTAAAAGTTACCAACACAAAAAAGACAACGACATAA
- a CDS encoding SAM-dependent methyltransferase, with the protein MSAIVYLIPTTLGDTPIDSVIPQQVKDVVMQTKHFIVEDIRTARRFISKLKLGIEIDSLTFYELNEHTPLTDVRGMLKPAQEGLDIGIISEAGVPGVADPGADAVAVAHQLGIKVVPLVGPSSILLSLMASGLNGQNFAFLGYLPIKPNERGKAIKNLEQRSQKESQTQIFIETPYRNASLLKDILQVCHPETRLCIAADITCETEFIATKKIGDWRKQVPDIHKRPTVFLILS; encoded by the coding sequence ATGTCTGCAATTGTTTACCTTATCCCAACAACACTGGGAGATACCCCGATCGATTCCGTAATTCCACAGCAGGTTAAGGATGTCGTTATGCAAACCAAACACTTTATTGTGGAGGATATACGAACGGCACGTCGCTTTATCAGCAAGCTTAAACTGGGTATCGAAATTGACTCGCTAACCTTCTACGAGCTCAACGAGCACACCCCCCTTACCGATGTAAGAGGCATGCTAAAACCAGCACAAGAGGGGTTAGACATCGGTATTATCTCAGAAGCAGGAGTTCCTGGTGTTGCCGACCCGGGTGCCGATGCGGTTGCCGTAGCCCACCAGCTTGGAATTAAGGTGGTGCCTCTTGTAGGCCCATCGTCGATCCTACTTTCACTAATGGCTTCGGGGTTAAACGGACAAAACTTTGCCTTTTTAGGCTACCTTCCCATTAAGCCAAACGAGCGCGGAAAAGCCATAAAAAACCTTGAGCAGCGCTCGCAAAAGGAGAGCCAAACTCAAATATTTATAGAAACCCCCTACCGAAACGCCAGCCTCCTAAAGGACATACTACAGGTATGCCACCCCGAAACAAGGCTATGTATTGCCGCTGACATCACCTGCGAAACGGAGTTTATTGCTACAAAAAAAATCGGAGACTGGCGCAAGCAAGTCCCCGATATTCATAAACGGCCTACCGTTTTTCTAATACTATCGTAA
- a CDS encoding bile acid:sodium symporter family protein, which produces MGIILSVVRNRNSILVLAVILGLIYGDYAHSVSWLNVLALGLSMTFAMTALPFNSLRPFRSVVAPLAYGAFLNYILFGLIVIGLAYLLMPNQSLYYGFVVVAATPPGVAIIPFASILRGDIRYAIVGVIGAFFASIVLAPALIYIFAGSGGVNPVSLVVLMVQLVAIPFLISRLLRWSKILEKVERVRGGIIDWSFAFLIFVAVGLNREVFFSNPSVLLAVSAVLVAATFVLGMVYQYFYERIYQNRPMAISQNLLATIKSSGFSVFTSISLFGQESAVPSAVLAVVVLVYLLFLSLREELKRKAS; this is translated from the coding sequence ATGGGTATTATTCTTTCAGTAGTCAGAAATAGAAATTCTATACTGGTTTTAGCGGTGATTTTGGGGTTGATCTACGGCGATTATGCTCATAGCGTTAGCTGGCTTAACGTTCTTGCCCTCGGACTTTCTATGACTTTTGCCATGACGGCGCTTCCTTTCAATTCGCTACGTCCGTTTAGGAGTGTTGTGGCACCTTTGGCTTACGGAGCCTTCCTTAACTACATCCTTTTTGGGCTGATAGTTATTGGTCTTGCTTACCTCCTGATGCCCAACCAATCGCTTTATTATGGGTTTGTGGTGGTGGCGGCAACGCCGCCAGGTGTAGCTATAATTCCGTTTGCTTCTATTTTAAGGGGGGATATTCGGTATGCAATAGTTGGGGTGATTGGAGCATTCTTTGCCTCCATCGTTTTGGCCCCAGCCCTTATCTACATTTTTGCGGGTAGCGGAGGGGTAAACCCCGTTTCGCTGGTTGTTTTGATGGTGCAGCTGGTCGCTATTCCTTTTCTGATATCTAGGTTGCTCCGATGGTCAAAAATTCTTGAAAAAGTGGAGCGTGTTAGAGGCGGTATTATAGACTGGAGCTTTGCCTTCCTGATATTTGTTGCCGTAGGCCTTAACCGCGAGGTCTTTTTTTCGAATCCGTCGGTTCTTTTGGCCGTATCTGCCGTGCTTGTTGCCGCCACTTTCGTTCTGGGCATGGTGTACCAGTACTTTTACGAGCGAATCTACCAAAACAGGCCCATGGCCATCTCCCAGAACCTGCTAGCTACGATAAAGAGCAGCGGATTTTCCGTATTTACCTCCATTTCGCTATTTGGACAGGAGTCGGCAGTACCTTCTGCCGTGTTGGCGGTGGTTGTATTGGTTTATCTGCTATTTTTGTCGTTACGAGAGGAATTAAAACGGAAAGCAAGTTGA
- a CDS encoding MBL fold metallo-hydrolase — MKVTFLGTGTSQGVPIIACKCEVCESADPHDKRLRSSVLVEVDGTTILVDAGPDFRQQMLREQVTDLDAILLTHEHKDHVAGLDDVRAFNYILGRPMDIYAQQRVLNHLKVEFSYVFSDNPYPGVPQMRLHPLDGDAFFVKNVGVVPIKVQHYRLPILGFRIGDFTYITDANAIDSREKEKLLGTKVLVLNALRREAHISHFTLSEALALAAEIKPQATYLTHISHQMGRYQEVVKELPKNVFLAYDGLMVDI, encoded by the coding sequence TTGAAGGTAACATTTCTAGGAACAGGCACCTCGCAAGGGGTACCCATTATTGCGTGCAAGTGCGAGGTTTGCGAAAGCGCTGATCCCCACGATAAGCGGTTGCGCTCGTCAGTATTGGTGGAGGTTGATGGTACTACGATTTTGGTCGATGCTGGCCCCGATTTTCGGCAGCAGATGCTTCGCGAGCAGGTTACCGATCTCGATGCCATCCTTCTTACGCACGAGCATAAGGACCATGTGGCCGGATTGGACGACGTACGGGCGTTTAACTACATCCTCGGTCGTCCAATGGACATTTACGCGCAGCAGCGGGTGCTTAACCACCTGAAGGTGGAGTTTTCTTACGTGTTTTCTGACAACCCCTACCCGGGTGTGCCTCAAATGCGGCTGCATCCGTTGGATGGTGATGCCTTCTTTGTCAAAAATGTGGGCGTAGTTCCCATAAAGGTGCAGCATTACCGGCTTCCTATCCTAGGGTTTCGGATAGGTGACTTTACCTACATTACCGACGCGAATGCAATAGATAGCAGGGAGAAGGAAAAGCTACTTGGAACGAAAGTATTGGTGCTAAACGCGCTTAGGCGCGAGGCGCACATTTCGCACTTTACGCTTTCGGAGGCGCTGGCGCTAGCTGCCGAGATAAAGCCTCAAGCTACCTACCTAACCCACATCTCCCATCAGATGGGGCGCTACCAAGAGGTCGTAAAGGAGCTTCCGAAGAACGTATTTTTAGCCTACGATGGACTAATGGTAGATATATAG
- a CDS encoding SDR family NAD(P)-dependent oxidoreductase — MNKIALVTGGSRSIGRDIALSIAKNNNHVVITYNTSKDAAEVVVKEIEALGQQAIALQLDTSKVDNTQNFVHEFTKAIREKWNATHFDYQINNAGIGASINIADVTEDDFDKMMNVHFKSNFFLTQKLLPLLNNNGRVVNITSGATRSWVPGYAVYASAKSALDTFTKYLAMEVGSRGITVNSVSPGPIQTDFNGAIIRNTPALQDFVKKQNPLGRVGMANDIGGVVAFLCTDEARWINGQRIEVSGGMAL, encoded by the coding sequence ATGAATAAAATTGCACTAGTAACCGGAGGCAGCCGTAGTATAGGACGAGATATCGCCCTGAGCATTGCCAAAAACAACAACCACGTTGTAATAACCTACAATACCAGCAAAGATGCTGCAGAAGTGGTCGTGAAAGAGATCGAAGCGCTCGGACAGCAGGCCATTGCCCTGCAGCTAGACACCAGCAAGGTGGATAACACCCAAAACTTTGTGCACGAGTTTACCAAGGCAATTCGGGAGAAGTGGAACGCCACCCATTTCGACTACCAGATAAATAATGCTGGAATTGGGGCTTCTATTAACATTGCTGATGTTACCGAAGATGATTTTGACAAGATGATGAACGTTCACTTCAAGTCCAACTTCTTTTTAACCCAAAAGCTGCTTCCGCTGCTCAACAACAACGGAAGAGTGGTAAACATAACCTCCGGCGCCACACGTAGTTGGGTACCCGGATACGCCGTTTACGCATCGGCCAAAAGCGCCCTCGATACCTTTACCAAATACCTGGCAATGGAGGTTGGTAGCAGGGGGATTACCGTAAACTCGGTGTCTCCTGGGCCTATTCAGACTGATTTTAACGGAGCAATCATCCGCAACACGCCTGCCTTGCAAGATTTTGTAAAGAAGCAGAACCCGCTAGGCCGAGTGGGCATGGCCAACGATATCGGTGGCGTTGTAGCCTTCCTTTGTACCGACGAAGCACGCTGGATTAACGGACAGCGTATTGAAGTATCGGGAGGGATGGCACTTTAG